From one Butyricimonas faecihominis genomic stretch:
- a CDS encoding DMT family transporter, which translates to MKIGALYALLSVITWSVISVITRFCLLNYEANILVFASMQIFAGGVALLLIRKPVTAEGWKAGVGYSWLYTLLQIFRNFFLAAVYLYITSTETSLLINIEVVVTAILAYIFFKRSPHSSDIVGMLVITVGIILFIRTLPEAIQLRVSILVSLAVLASCTRAIVVEKTTIASPNTSVRQKCGISGFTMFWGGTSVMLFLILIALVEHYFAKELMAVPFSMLYLPKLTEIFHPMTIIAACVTGFLLTSLSTYLYYATLQTATAETFMTFRAFQPMLTFGLEAWIAVYSIDLRPDLDTRDYILACIIILGSLLILIMPPKRVEENRSKQYMTD; encoded by the coding sequence ATGAAAATAGGTGCTTTATATGCCTTACTATCAGTTATAACATGGTCAGTTATCAGTGTCATCACCCGTTTTTGCCTGTTAAACTACGAGGCCAACATCCTCGTGTTCGCCTCCATGCAGATTTTTGCCGGGGGAGTCGCGCTATTACTTATCCGAAAACCTGTAACTGCAGAAGGCTGGAAAGCAGGTGTCGGTTATTCATGGTTGTACACGTTGCTGCAAATATTCCGGAACTTCTTTCTAGCCGCAGTTTACCTGTACATCACCAGTACCGAAACCAGCCTGTTAATCAACATAGAAGTTGTCGTGACGGCCATACTGGCCTACATCTTTTTCAAGAGAAGCCCCCACAGCAGCGACATCGTGGGGATGCTCGTGATCACGGTCGGCATTATCCTATTTATCCGTACCCTCCCGGAAGCCATACAACTACGGGTCTCCATTCTCGTCTCCCTAGCAGTTCTGGCAAGCTGTACACGAGCCATCGTGGTAGAGAAAACCACTATCGCCAGTCCCAACACCTCCGTACGCCAAAAATGCGGGATCTCCGGATTCACCATGTTCTGGGGTGGCACGTCGGTCATGCTTTTCTTGATCCTGATCGCCCTCGTGGAACACTATTTTGCCAAAGAACTCATGGCCGTTCCCTTTTCAATGCTCTACCTGCCGAAACTCACCGAGATTTTCCACCCGATGACGATTATTGCCGCCTGCGTGACAGGTTTCCTACTCACCTCACTCTCTACATACCTGTACTACGCCACCCTGCAAACGGCAACTGCCGAAACCTTCATGACCTTCCGGGCCTTCCAGCCCATGCTAACCTTCGGTCTGGAGGCATGGATTGCAGTCTACTCCATCGACTTGCGTCCCGACTTGGACACGAGAGATTACATCTTGGCCTGCATCATCATCCTAGGTTCCCTACTCATCTTGATCATGCCTCCAAAACGAGTGGAAGAAAATCGCTCGAAACAATACATGACGGACTAA
- a CDS encoding aldehyde dehydrogenase, with translation MVESETRKEEYTIPLREFFDKGMTREVACRIGRLRALRRAITGQMEEINAALWSDLRKSGGEAYLTEIGMVLGEIDYHVKHLRRWVKPRRLATPLAFWPSKSRIMYEPYGVVLIIAPWNYPFQLLLEPLIGAISAGNCVVLKPSPFAPATAEVIKKIVAAVFEPGHVAVFDGEGDVVEQLLKERFDYIFFTGGPRFGQHVMEMAAKHLTPVTLELGGKSPCIVGRGANVEIAARRTAWGKFINAGQTCVAPDYVFVHEDQRAEFVEAIRLAVKRFYGDRPYESPDYPRIVHWEGTERLAHLMHSSGQVVIGGEVNVEEKYIAPTVLIDVDPNSPIMREEIFGPILPVLTYREIDDVIRFVNKREKPLALYYFGPEREAREVLNRTSSGGACVNDTIVHLANPRLPFGGVGMSGIGKYHGKASFELFSNLRSVVKSFTFFDNHFRYPPYKHLNLLKKFM, from the coding sequence ATGGTAGAATCGGAAACTAGAAAAGAGGAGTACACGATTCCTTTACGGGAGTTTTTTGATAAGGGAATGACAAGGGAGGTCGCTTGCAGGATAGGACGTTTGAGGGCGTTGAGGCGGGCTATTACCGGACAGATGGAAGAGATAAATGCGGCTTTGTGGAGTGATTTGAGAAAGTCGGGGGGAGAGGCTTACCTGACGGAGATCGGTATGGTGTTGGGGGAGATTGATTATCACGTGAAACATTTGAGACGGTGGGTGAAACCCCGACGATTGGCAACCCCGTTGGCTTTTTGGCCCTCGAAAAGCCGGATCATGTACGAGCCGTATGGTGTTGTGTTGATCATCGCCCCTTGGAATTACCCGTTTCAATTATTGTTGGAACCTTTAATTGGTGCCATCTCTGCCGGGAATTGTGTTGTGTTGAAACCGTCTCCTTTTGCCCCGGCAACGGCGGAGGTTATAAAGAAAATTGTTGCGGCGGTTTTTGAACCCGGTCATGTCGCCGTGTTTGATGGAGAAGGGGATGTGGTGGAGCAATTGTTGAAAGAGCGTTTTGATTATATTTTTTTCACGGGAGGACCCCGTTTCGGACAGCATGTTATGGAAATGGCGGCGAAACATTTAACCCCGGTAACTTTAGAGTTGGGCGGGAAAAGTCCTTGTATTGTGGGGCGTGGTGCGAACGTGGAGATTGCGGCTCGTCGTACGGCTTGGGGAAAGTTTATCAATGCCGGGCAGACGTGTGTTGCCCCCGATTACGTGTTTGTGCATGAAGATCAACGGGCAGAGTTTGTGGAGGCCATAAGACTGGCCGTGAAACGATTTTATGGGGATCGCCCGTATGAAAGTCCCGATTATCCGCGGATTGTTCACTGGGAGGGAACAGAAAGATTAGCGCACTTGATGCATTCTTCCGGACAGGTGGTTATCGGGGGTGAGGTGAACGTGGAGGAAAAGTATATTGCTCCTACGGTACTGATTGACGTGGACCCGAATAGTCCGATTATGCGGGAAGAAATATTTGGTCCCATTCTGCCCGTGCTGACCTACCGGGAGATAGATGACGTGATTCGTTTCGTGAATAAACGGGAGAAACCCTTGGCCCTGTATTATTTCGGACCCGAGCGAGAGGCTCGTGAAGTGTTAAACCGGACCTCTTCGGGAGGGGCTTGTGTGAACGACACGATCGTGCATCTGGCAAATCCCCGTTTGCCTTTCGGGGGCGTGGGAATGAGTGGCATCGGAAAGTATCACGGGAAAGCGAGTTTTGAACTTTTCAGTAATTTGCGTTCCGTGGTAAAATCTTTCACATTTTTTGATAACCATTTCCGTTATCCCCCGTATAAACACTTGAATTTATTGAAAAAATTCATGTAA
- the miaA gene encoding tRNA (adenosine(37)-N6)-dimethylallyltransferase MiaA — MGTLIVLLGPTGVGKTDLSIELAKMYGTSIISCDSRQIYKEMYIGTAVPEREQLEAVPHFFIQTESVRNYFNCWEFEQQALRKIRELFETKEVVIMAGGSMMYIDAVCKGIDEMPTIDEEVRLSVKEMFERDGIEALRMLLKRLDPVSYTTVDLKNAKRIMHALEVCLMTGKPYSSFLTGSVKEREFDIVKIGLNREREELFDRINRRVDQMVEAGMEEEARELYPLRYLNALNTVGYKEWFDFFDGKFDREEAIRLIKRNTRRYAKKQLTWYRNDSDIHWFHPDQKDEIKRFLLSFVDFKF; from the coding sequence ATGGGGACGTTAATCGTGTTGCTTGGACCGACAGGAGTGGGGAAAACGGATTTGAGTATCGAGCTGGCCAAGATGTACGGGACGTCGATTATTTCATGTGATTCTCGACAGATCTACAAGGAAATGTATATAGGAACTGCCGTGCCGGAGCGAGAGCAACTGGAGGCAGTTCCTCATTTTTTTATACAAACAGAGTCTGTCCGGAATTATTTTAATTGTTGGGAGTTCGAGCAACAAGCACTTCGGAAAATCCGGGAGTTGTTCGAGACGAAAGAGGTGGTGATCATGGCGGGTGGTTCCATGATGTACATTGACGCCGTGTGTAAAGGTATTGACGAGATGCCCACGATTGACGAGGAAGTGCGTCTTTCCGTGAAAGAGATGTTTGAACGGGATGGAATCGAGGCGTTGCGGATGTTGTTGAAAAGGTTGGACCCCGTGTCATATACCACGGTGGATTTGAAGAATGCCAAACGGATCATGCACGCTTTGGAAGTTTGCCTGATGACTGGAAAGCCTTATTCTTCTTTTTTGACCGGGAGCGTGAAGGAGCGGGAGTTTGACATCGTGAAGATCGGGTTGAACCGGGAAAGGGAAGAATTGTTCGACCGGATTAATCGCCGGGTAGATCAGATGGTGGAGGCCGGAATGGAGGAGGAGGCTCGTGAACTTTATCCTTTGCGCTATTTGAATGCCTTGAACACGGTAGGGTACAAGGAGTGGTTTGATTTTTTTGACGGCAAGTTTGACAGGGAAGAGGCTATCCGGCTAATCAAACGAAATACCCGCCGATATGCAAAAAAGCAACTTACTTGGTATCGCAATGACTCTGATATTCATTGGTTCCATCCGGATCAAAAAGATGAAATCAAACGATTTCTTTTAAGTTTTGTTGATTTTAAATTTTAA
- the rd gene encoding rubredoxin, translated as MKKYICTVCSYIYDPAVGDPDGGIAPGTAFEDIPEDWVCPLCGVGKEDFEPVEE; from the coding sequence ATGAAAAAGTACATTTGCACAGTATGTAGTTATATTTATGATCCTGCAGTAGGAGATCCGGATGGTGGAATCGCACCTGGAACCGCATTTGAAGATATTCCGGAAGATTGGGTTTGCCCGCTTTGTGGCGTCGGTAAAGAGGATTTCGAACCGGTAGAGGAGTAA
- a CDS encoding IS1096 element passenger TnpR family protein — MDYRFEISLPTSSDFRCEIAVGGEQTFQQFHDKIVETLNYDSSQMASFFTLDRMGNRVKEIALMDMTTEDEENETLVMDNTKISDIIKPGCLELEYVYDFFSNKYFKVEYAGEYIRDSSDVMPVCVACEGDIPEQFSYEDGNADWEFDKPEEEYEGDYDDSFMEEFGNGDYDDEDRQDRGGDDEYYRDERYESLDDYIDRL; from the coding sequence ATGGACTACAGATTTGAAATCAGTTTACCGACTAGTTCGGATTTTAGATGTGAGATTGCTGTTGGTGGAGAACAGACGTTTCAACAATTTCACGATAAAATAGTTGAGACGTTGAATTATGACAGCTCTCAAATGGCATCTTTTTTCACGCTTGACCGGATGGGAAACCGGGTGAAAGAAATTGCATTGATGGATATGACGACAGAGGACGAGGAAAATGAAACGCTCGTCATGGACAACACGAAAATCAGTGACATCATTAAACCGGGATGTCTTGAATTAGAGTACGTGTATGATTTCTTCTCTAACAAGTATTTTAAGGTAGAGTATGCCGGGGAGTACATTCGTGATTCGTCCGACGTGATGCCGGTGTGTGTGGCTTGCGAGGGTGATATTCCGGAACAGTTCTCTTACGAGGATGGGAACGCTGACTGGGAGTTTGACAAGCCGGAGGAAGAGTACGAGGGGGATTATGACGATAGTTTCATGGAAGAGTTCGGCAACGGGGATTATGATGACGAGGATCGCCAAGACCGAGGTGGTGATGACGAGTACTATCGTGACGAACGCTACGAGAGTTTGGATGATTATATAGATAGACTTTGA
- a CDS encoding CCC motif membrane protein translates to MEIMEMKKKDLPNATAVLVLGILSLVFCWCYGFVGLVLGILAVAIASGPRRAYLEHPEEYTEASYKNLSAGRVCGIVGICVALAVVAFVILMILGVTALGVGSALMLG, encoded by the coding sequence ATGGAGATAATGGAAATGAAGAAAAAGGATCTTCCTAACGCGACGGCGGTGTTGGTTTTAGGGATTTTGTCTCTGGTATTTTGCTGGTGTTACGGGTTCGTGGGATTAGTGCTGGGAATCTTGGCGGTAGCCATTGCTTCCGGGCCCCGGAGGGCTTATCTGGAACATCCGGAAGAGTACACGGAGGCTTCCTACAAGAATCTTAGTGCCGGACGGGTTTGTGGTATTGTTGGAATCTGCGTGGCGTTGGCTGTTGTCGCTTTCGTGATTTTAATGATATTAGGTGTAACGGCGCTGGGCGTCGGGTCAGCATTGATGCTAGGTTAA